A region of Nostoc sp. 'Peltigera membranacea cyanobiont' N6 DNA encodes the following proteins:
- a CDS encoding RNA ligase family protein: MTRVQLVYPKIPDSKNCPWERCIAFEKYDGTNLHWVWELELGWYAFGTRRDRFDLDDMGIAQFNKAHPGLEEAPEIFNRDFANPLQRVFQENLNYHSPEITVFTEFFGTNSFAGMHRKDDPKQLILFDVQTDKCIIAPERFLRDFNYLNIAQVIYRGKLTGQFIDDIREGKYGVSEGVICKGGGSDSNNLWMVKIKTSAYMKKLQQAFKDDWKTYWE, encoded by the coding sequence ATGACACGAGTGCAACTTGTTTATCCAAAAATTCCAGATAGCAAAAATTGTCCTTGGGAACGCTGCATAGCTTTTGAGAAATATGATGGTACAAATCTTCACTGGGTTTGGGAATTGGAACTTGGGTGGTATGCCTTTGGTACGCGTCGGGATCGGTTTGATTTAGATGATATGGGAATTGCACAATTCAACAAAGCGCATCCAGGTTTAGAAGAAGCTCCTGAGATTTTTAACAGAGACTTTGCTAATCCTTTACAAAGAGTATTTCAAGAAAATTTAAATTATCACTCGCCGGAAATTACAGTATTTACAGAGTTTTTTGGGACTAACTCCTTTGCCGGGATGCATCGAAAGGATGACCCAAAACAACTAATTCTCTTTGATGTACAAACTGATAAATGTATTATTGCTCCCGAACGATTTCTCCGAGATTTTAATTACCTAAACATTGCCCAGGTTATTTATCGCGGTAAGCTAACAGGTCAATTTATTGATGATATTCGAGAAGGAAAATATGGTGTATCAGAAGGTGTTATTTGTAAAGGAGGTGGCAGCGATAGTAATAACCTATGGATGGTGAAAATTAAAACATCTGCTTATATGAAAAAATTACAGCAAGCTTTTAAGGATGATTGGAAGACATATTGGGAATAA
- the miaB gene encoding tRNA (N6-isopentenyl adenosine(37)-C2)-methylthiotransferase MiaB: MTTSKRHYHITTFGCQMNKADSERMAGVLEDMGFEWSEDPNNADVILYNTCTIRDNAEQKVYSYLGRQAKRKHEQPDLTLIVAGCVAQQEGEALLRRVPELDLVMGPQHANRLKDLLESVFNGNQVVATESVHIIEDITQPRRDSKVTAWVNVIYGCNERCTYCVVPNVRGVEQSRIPSAIRAEMSELGRQGYKEITLLGQNIDAYGRDLPGTTSEGRHLHNFTDLLYYVHDVPGIERLRFATSHPRYFTERLIKACAELPKVCKHFHIPFQSGDNELLKAMSRGYTHEKYRRIIDTIRRYMPDASVSADAIVGFPGETEAQFENTLKLVEDIGFDMLNTAAYSPRPGTPAALWNNQLSEEIKSDRLQRLNHLGNLKVAERSQRYFGRIESVLVEDQNPKDQTQVMGRTDGNRLTFFSGDIKELKGQLVKVKITEVRPFSLTGEPVEVREVMPV, from the coding sequence ATGACCACTTCTAAACGCCACTACCACATCACTACTTTCGGTTGTCAGATGAATAAAGCTGACTCAGAGCGCATGGCTGGCGTTTTGGAAGATATGGGCTTTGAATGGTCTGAAGACCCGAATAATGCAGATGTGATTCTCTACAATACCTGCACAATTCGAGATAATGCCGAGCAAAAGGTATATTCCTATCTTGGCAGACAGGCGAAGCGCAAGCATGAGCAGCCTGATTTAACGCTGATTGTTGCTGGTTGTGTTGCCCAGCAAGAAGGCGAAGCGCTGTTGCGACGAGTTCCAGAATTAGATTTGGTAATGGGGCCACAACATGCCAACCGCCTTAAAGATTTGCTGGAGTCGGTGTTTAATGGCAACCAAGTTGTAGCAACCGAGTCGGTTCACATTATTGAAGATATCACCCAACCGCGACGAGATAGTAAGGTAACAGCTTGGGTAAATGTAATTTACGGCTGTAACGAACGCTGCACCTACTGCGTGGTTCCCAATGTGCGAGGTGTCGAACAATCTCGCATACCGTCAGCTATACGGGCTGAAATGTCAGAATTAGGACGGCAAGGTTACAAGGAAATTACTCTACTCGGTCAAAATATTGATGCTTACGGCAGAGATTTGCCAGGAACAACGTCAGAAGGTCGGCATCTGCACAACTTCACAGATTTACTTTATTACGTCCATGATGTGCCAGGGATTGAAAGATTAAGATTTGCTACTAGCCACCCCCGTTATTTTACAGAGAGATTGATTAAGGCTTGTGCTGAGTTGCCCAAAGTCTGCAAACACTTCCACATTCCCTTTCAATCTGGGGATAATGAACTTTTAAAGGCGATGTCGCGCGGTTATACCCATGAGAAATATCGGCGGATTATCGATACCATTCGGCGATATATGCCAGATGCCTCCGTTAGTGCTGATGCGATTGTTGGTTTTCCTGGGGAGACAGAAGCACAGTTTGAAAATACCCTGAAACTGGTGGAAGATATTGGTTTTGATATGTTGAATACAGCAGCATATTCGCCGCGTCCAGGGACACCTGCCGCTTTGTGGAACAATCAACTAAGTGAAGAAATTAAAAGCGATCGCCTCCAACGGCTCAATCATTTGGGAAACTTGAAAGTAGCAGAGCGATCGCAACGTTACTTTGGACGCATCGAATCCGTTTTAGTAGAAGACCAAAACCCCAAAGATCAAACCCAGGTGATGGGACGCACTGATGGTAATCGGTTGACATTTTTCAGTGGTGACATTAAAGAATTGAAAGGGCAGTTAGTAAAAGTAAAAATTACTGAAGTTCGCCCTTTTAGCTTGACAGGTGAACCAGTTGAAGTGCGAGAAGTCATGCCAGTTTAA